In Leptodactylus fuscus isolate aLepFus1 chromosome 9, aLepFus1.hap2, whole genome shotgun sequence, the genomic window CCCAATATATCTCTCCTGCACTCTCATTGAAATAAAAATTGGTGCACAGGCTGACTGGCGACTGCTCCATTTAGATTTGGGGACAGAACACCCCTTATTTCCCTGATTGGTGGAGTGCAAGTGGTCAGACCCTCATTGGTCTGCATGTTATGCCCTACCCTATGGATAGAGCAAACCTTGCTCAGatgagaagacccctttaaacagAGGATTGCATACAGTTGTAGCAAAGTCTCAGCTATGTATAGGATTAGGTCTGTACAGGTCTCTTGATGTGAGCAAAAATCTTCCCAATCTATAGGGGGCATGGGAATGTTCTGGAATGGGCATACTTGTATGGAACCTACAATAATGATTTCCAACTTTTTGCTCCTCCGGTTTTGTTggataactacaactcccaaactGCGGTTGGAGTTGTAATTTTGCAAAAATGGAAAGTCACAGGTTGGGGAACACTTGAGCTACAGGATCTATATAAATATGCCCCCCCTTACAGGTCATATGTCTTACATCTCTGTGTAGATCATAGGTCCAACGTATTTAGCATGTTGAGTTCTCATGTGCAGGCGCCCCCTACTGATTACTCATACAACTGACTGACCAGCAGATATAGAGGGGCCGATCACTGATGATGGAACCAGGTAGGGATTATTTATCTATGACTTGTATGTgttatccctttaaatattgtatCACCTTGATCAGGATTGCTAGTAGCTTTCCAGGCGGTGTACAGATTGAGTGCTGTGACCTTTACGCTGCACCAGGAGTGTCTGGCGCTGCGCTGTATACACACCTGGGTTACTACGCCTCTTGCTGCGTGTTATCAGTAAGTACACAGCGTACAGGCTGCTGCTGGAGTGACACATGCTGGGTCTTGCTTGCCATTGAGGAATGCAGGAAGTGAAGACACAGGGAAGAAGATAACACAGGGCACGTTTGGCGCTCGTTTGGCTAAAGTGAATGTCTTCTAACATGATGGGTAAATCTGAGTGGCCACATTTGGGGGATAGTAATAACCCATCTATGTCAGTTTCCTGGTGTAGTTGACTGTAAATGTAGCACATCTTTGGCACGCAACCCTTTCTTGCACCATAGATGCACCACGTCATTCCTTCTGGCGTTTGCCACTTTCTTACAAAAAGGCTGGCTCAAATCTAGTGTGTGCTATATAGGATATACGCCAGTTCCTGACTGCCATAGATTTCAATTCTTCTGTATGGGAGTGCGCCTAAAACGTTACGTTACCaatgcctcttaataattcaggtgcagttAGGGATCAAAACCTAtagaatgccagtcttaatacattCCTCCCAGTATTCTTTATCAGGTGGTCAACCTCCTTCTAAAGCCCTTGGCCAGTAGCCATTCCTCCGGACTTTACCATACACATGCATCCCCGGCTGGCTTTGTTTTCAGCTTATCTTCTTTGGAAAAACGGCTCACACAAGGTTTACTCCATTCGCCTTTTTGGTTCAGTATTCCCCAACTTGTGACCCTCTatatgttgcaaaactacaagtgTCAGGGCAGGGTGGGTATTACAGCTTAACCACAGGTTGGGGACACTAGTTTAGCTAGTATGAGTCCTTCAAGGCATCTAGTCCCTCCTAGATGCCCTCTTCAAAGTGACAAGATGTTCGCCCTGTGCCTTGTATCCTCCTCCTCAGGTATTGCCGGTATATATCTCAGATCCTTATTATTAGGAGACGTCTTGCTGAATATCAGATACATAATTTATGATATCTGCTGATATTATAGCTATTAGAGCTAATGATGACTCTGCCGCTATATTCAGGCTGTGGATATTGATCCGTAGTAACTTGGGTATAAGCCAAGCCATCAGAGTGACTGTCCATTAAAGGCTATTTAGCTAAGGCTtacactccttaaaggggttctctaggggAGGGGGTGATATAAATAGACCTGAAATATTAGTCTGTAGATGTGCTGTGATTCCCTAATGTACATTGATTGTTTTAGAGCTTTTTGAAAGCAGGACTCGCTTTTGGCCCAAAATGTTGCTCTACTGTGCTTAGCCCCATTCAGGACTGCAGCGCCACTCGGCCAGGATAACAGTAAATTATCGGAAGAGTTTGTACTTTGAGACCTagcagactatagtaaagccaacccccatagcacaggtaactatCTGTGAACATGGGAGCGGAGGGAGGAGATGGAGTAATTTGTTGGGCTGGGGGGCTGGTTACACTCAAGTGACCCAAGGTTGGAACGAGCCCGGGAAAACGCCTAAAAACCCCCTGTAAAAAGATTccctagacatcccctttaaccttCTCTTTTTTTGGACCTTCTTTCTTCTATGGACCTTGAAATTGGGGTCTGTATAAGGAAATTTGGTTGTGTTTAATCCTTAGCCATTTCTGCTATTTGTATAAATCCTTAAAGAAGAAGTCTGTTACTAGAATGGTACGTTGCGTGAAAACATGTTCTCCTATTATATGACTTCCTTAACTGCTAAGCACAGGGAACATGATGGGCGCTCTACAGGCCGCTCTGAAGAATCCACCGCTCAACACAAAGAATCAGTCGGCTAAGGTAAGTTCACAAGCAGCTTTGGAAGACAAGGAGGCTTCCCATGAAACAACTAAATGTAACATAAGAGTTGCGTTGGGGTATTATCTTTCGAACCCAGCTTCTCCAAGATTATTCCCCTGCCCAAAATTTTATACAATCCCAGAAACACTGTAGAGGTAAGATCAAATATGGCGGAAAAAAACGTTGCTGAaaagtgtttccacaatgtggaactAGGTTTAATGGGGTATTATTGGTTTTGTCATGCCTGCTTGTATAGAGAGCAGTcccaataataacaatatatgggAGCACAGATGAGTGTATTTGTATTCCACTTCTCTGCCCTGTTGGAAAATCCAGGCATGAAAGTTTGCCCATCTGGATGCCAGCTGGAGATGTCTGGGACCAAGAGTAGAGAGATTCACCCATGTTCTGTAGACTGTTATCTTCAGGGACTTACAGACAGTTGGGTAGACTGGCTCCTAGGTgttttctcattcttcttcgtaTCCTAGGATCGAGCAGAGTGTCTGGTGATGAAAGTCCTGGTCTCCTTCAAAGCCAACGAGATAGAGAAGGCCGTTCAGTCCCTGGATAAGAACGGTGTTGACCTGTTAATGAAATACATCTACAAAGGCTTCGAGTGCCCGTCTGACAATAGCAGTGCTGTTCTACTGCAATGGCATGAGAAGGTGAGTGCAAATCTACACTTAAAATATGGAATGGCAAATACACTGACTTGAGGAACATACATACCACCAAAGGGGTTTACCCAAAGCTCAAACATGATGTAAACAGAAAGACCCCCATGGTAAGGGTCAATTGTATGGTGGCATTAGGATGAGGTTTTATGTGCTTTGCCATCATTCATTCTTAAATGAAGCTGGTCCAGCATTTTTGGAGGGTTCGGCCAGCGTTTACCTAATATGTATGCAAGTCCTTAGACTTTAGAGCTCTTTAGATTTCAGATGAGAGTTTGGAGGCCCATATAGacatctaaggctgggttcacatctacgcagATCTGTCAAAAGTCATCAgatgaaaagtcctgcatgcttgACTTTTATGTCTTCCGTTAAAAAGAACAGACACCCGATGGACCCCGTTGTAGTCATTGGGGTGACTCGGGCTCTATAGGTGCCCGCTATTCTAGTGGTCCATTTGTTTGTTGTTTGGGTAAATACCAGAAGAAAAGACACCTggcaccagtgtgaacctagcataatgtaTATGGTCAGCTTAAGAAGCTGCCAGGTATCTCTGATGTCATGTGCCTTAACAGGGAGAGGGAAGAAAGCTTTTGCCAGAGGTGTCTCACCTCCCTAAGAGCAACAGGATTGGGTATGTTGACTCTCAAAAGAGCGATGATGTTTTCCCATTTGTTGTTGGGGAATGTCCAGTCCTGCCAGATCGATGGATTGgcccattattaaccccttcccaccacaagcatttttctattttagtttttgactttcctaccttccaaaagccatcatttttttctttttaatttctgtttacagagccgtatgagggtttaatgtttgcaggacaaattgtactttgtaatttttcttttttgtcctcTGTAATTTTAGAACACTAGGGGGTCTGATCTCTaagaccccattcacatctgcgttcaggttttcatacgggtaaaaaaaaaagcagttaccctggaaacctgtggaccccatagactaaatggggtctgtgcggttttcttaggtaaccgctttttaatgcgtataggtttccattcgggggtcttcAAGCGGACAACCTGAACGGAAtcctgaacgcagatgtcaaATTGGCCTTATGCAATGCAATAGGCTTCGAGTTGTCAAGTAACTGGATCCATCCGGGCACTGCTGCCGCTGCTGTATAATgacctgccatatttaaatactcaaCGTCTGCCATACCATTACGACGGACGTCTGGAAATAGTTAATCTGATACGTATAGTGGATGTGAGCAATCTGATAGTAAGCTCTATATGTATACGACATCCTTGCCTCCGCCTTGATAACACCCTTAACCTGTATGTTTATTTTCATGCTTTCAGTATTACACTGGCACCATTTTAGATTTAGATTATCCCATTGGGGTCTGCGGTTTTCATATTGAAACCAGTGGAGGTAAaagtcttctgtgcaggacttttctctccgacaaTCTTTGTAATCTTAGCCTTACAGAGTATATATCCCACTAGAAACTAGCTGTTTCCAAATATTTCAATGCTTCAGctgatgaaatctgaagatccaGGTGCCCAAGGGGCCCATCTATAATTTCCATTGTCACAATATATACGTTACAAACAAAACTGGATCAAACCGAAtgcaaaactcagtgtgaactggcCCATTGTTGGTTTGCTGTTCCACTTATTGCCCTATTTACATGGTCTTTAGGGCTTTATTTCACGCAACTTAACATTGCTTAACGGAAATGTCTGTGTCCTCTCTCTGAATCTGTCTATTTGTCTCCTTCACAGGCTTTGGCAGTAGGTGGCGTGGGCTCTATAGTCCGGGTACTGACTGCCAGGAAGACCGTTTGAATGTTCAGCAGGTTGGAATAGATGGAAGAAACTGGTGCCAAGACCAAAACTCCAAGCTGCAGCCTTGCTGTAGCCGCCCATCCATTACTTTGTTGTTGCCCACATTTCTATTCTcctttttcttcagctttcatttttttttataccgtTTTGAAGTCCGCAGAACATGTGAGAGTGTGCTGTGAGTGCAGTGCTCTGTTGACATGAGTGTTAAATTATCCACGTCCCCTGCCCTCCTTGAGCTGGGCTCTGTTGACTAGCCATCACCTTTTCCCATTTCTACAGGATGCAGTCTTCTCTGCTCCAAGTCAAATTGTATCGCGCCTTATAACCTCATTTTTTGTCAGGGCTAATCCTCACAGCATGGCTCCTGAAGCCGGCTGAACCCCTACCCTTCATTCCTGCTGCTGCCACACCTTCCACACCATTAGGACGATTCTCTCAGGAGTGGCGTTTTTGCAATCTAAGGCTTTTATATCATGGAACAGTGTCCAGAGACCGATCTGGGCTCAGTCGGCGCTCATGCCGGCAGGGTCTGGATTTTGTTACCATTAACTCCCTCAGGTCCTAGGTGTATAAAGGGATAAATTATATAGTAAAACGATTCGCTCTGCTGCTGTGGCTCCTTGGGTTCCTTTCCTAGACCAACAAATGTGGGGTCTGCAGAATGGCCTTACCCTTCGCCGGCCCATAGCAGGCATGCTAATTTTGTTGGCAGAATTAAAAAGAACATTTCCTGTCCTCAAAGATGtatagttttatataccgctagaaagccagtgCACTTTAAGAATTGAAAGCTGAGTTCTGATcgattgctatgggcaacaaagactgtcttaaaggggttgtctgggaagtTTGATTCGCTTGCCTGATCCGgtggatgatgatgatgttgatgGACCCTAAGGGTTCTGGCCTCATCCTGACCCTTGGGTCTCGTGATTGGAAACAGCGCTTCGCTCCCCGAATTGCTCCTTTCCTTCCTCACCCTATCTTACAAGTAATTGATTACATGTACCATGGGGGTTGGCTGACTATAGTAAAACCGGCCACCATAGCACACTATGAGATCGGCTAAtgaaggagggggtggagcgaccCAGGTATTGGAGTGCTGCTTACGATCATGTGACCGAGGGGTTGTAACTAGGCCGAGATCCCTGGATCCATCATCATCATCGGCCAGATCAAGTAAGTCCAATTAAACTCCTGGACTAATATCTAGAGATTTGATAAATAGTGCATTGGAGACAATGGAGACTTTCTCACtgttagtgcaaaaaaaaaaaaatggtgtcgtTGCCCGTAATAACCAGTCAGATTGCCACTTTCATTTTCAGAAAGGCCTATGAAAAATGAGAGCTGGATTCTGATTGGTTACTATGAGCAACAGCTCCATTTTTCCTTTGCACCAGACTTCAGAAGCCTTCTTTATGATGAGCTAATCCTCATTCATGATGTTTCTGCCGACAAAATGGCCGCTCGCGTTATATGTTGGCGAGCGGTACGCTTTACTGCAACAGTGCTTAGAAATTTGCTTCTGCACCTATCTTTCGATACGGTTATAGCCTAGATCAAACTCCAATGGGGGTCTGAAGATGACTTGCATTGACTGTCAGTATTGAGTCCACGCAAGCTTTCTGTGAAACCATAACGTAATGGACGTATACCAGTGGCCCTCATGGGTTCCCTAAGCCAACCTTCAGGGATATCAGGCATGGTTGGAATGATGAGCCTTTTTATAAAAAGGTTGTGGCATTTTATTTCCTGGCCGTGCCCATAAATACGACCGCCCTGTAACTGTGCCAGGTAGCTGAGTAATAGCTGGATTTGGGAAACGGGCCTTTAAGTCTAACTTCAGGAAGGCAGCTCTCTATAGTATTgttatatgtcattttttttccccattttttttattacatgtaAACAAATCCGAATTTAACCAGACACATAAAAATTTAGTAAAGTACCATCGACTAAAGGGCTAGGCTTTGTCATTCCAGCTGCTGGTTGCTGCCATGGACCATAATACTCATTCAACCAGATATCGCTTGTAATACTCAATAACCGGCTCAGTGGTGGgtcagctggagtgccaaaagtTATAGATCCCCTGCAGCTTCCTGCAAAAAGGATTCCATACAAACAGCTGTGCATTGTACAAAGAAACCCTCACATGTTGGTGTTTTTTGACAATCTGAAAGTACCCAAGGGCAGAGTTGGCATTATGGTCTCTGCCTCTCTCTGACAGGCTCATGGTTGAAAGGCTGGATGACTGATGCTGGCACAGGGGTCCATGCAGTCCTCCTGGGTGTTTCCGATCCCACTGTCTCTGCAGAGCAGACGATACGATGGGACTTGCCCAGTAATCTCATGGATCGGCAGATACCTACCAAGCTAGaaagcaccttacaaccacaTACCCAACAAGGGTTTGAAGCCTTAATCCAATATTTGCTAGAGGGGCCTTTTAATGTTGACACTTGCATTGAAGGACCTGAAGCACTGACGTAATTAAtctttgctatgttttttttttttttttttttttacaaattaaatATTGATTTGGATTAATTGtgtttgtgtgatttttttttgattttttttttgtttattgaaTATGCTTGCTCAAAGATTAGATAAATGTGTATCGATACAATTGCAATAGAATGGACTATATTCCTTTGCCCAAATCATCCTCCAGTTTTATGGCTGTCACATATGAGCGTCCATATGAGTTGACATCGGCATGAATGTTTCTTTTATGCGAATTCAGTCCTGGCCTTGTAATATTGGTGCAGCATGGAGTGGGGGTGTAATATTGGGCAGCCCATCCGGTCACTCTGCACAATGATATAATAGCACAGAAATGATGTAAGCAAAAAGGAAGAATGACATCACAGCATAGGAAAAAAAGAGTGAGGTCACAGGACAagaataatggggaaaaaaaggtgCCATGGAAGAAGCATAACAAGTGACTATAGGGCTTAATAA contains:
- the ARPC5 gene encoding actin-related protein 2/3 complex subunit 5, with amino-acid sequence MAKNTVPARFRNVDVDEYDENKFVDEEEAGEGQQGPDEGEVDGAIRGGNMMGALQAALKNPPLNTKNQSAKDRAECLVMKVLVSFKANEIEKAVQSLDKNGVDLLMKYIYKGFECPSDNSSAVLLQWHEKALAVGGVGSIVRVLTARKTV